From one Bacteroidota bacterium genomic stretch:
- a CDS encoding VOC family protein, whose translation MATKIFINLPVKNLQASIDFFTQLGFTFNPQFTDEKGACMVIVENSIYAMLITHDFFSTFTKKTISDATKTTEVLICIDAESKEAVQNLVKKAVAAGGSTYMDAQDHGWMYQHSFADIDGHQWEVAYMDISKFPSN comes from the coding sequence ATGGCAACAAAAATTTTCATAAACTTACCCGTAAAAAACTTACAGGCTTCTATCGACTTTTTTACTCAGCTAGGCTTTACTTTTAATCCTCAGTTTACTGACGAAAAAGGTGCCTGTATGGTTATAGTAGAAAACAGTATTTATGCTATGCTTATTACCCATGATTTTTTCAGTACGTTTACTAAAAAAACCATCAGCGATGCTACTAAAACCACTGAAGTATTAATATGTATTGATGCTGAAAGCAAAGAAGCTGTACAAAACTTAGTAAAAAAAGCAGTGGCAGCAGGTGGCAGCACTTATATGGATGCACAAGACCACGGCTGGATGTATCAACACAGTTTTGCTGACATTGACGGGCACCAATGGGAAGTAGCCTATATGGACATCAGCAAATTTCCAAGCAATTAA
- a CDS encoding carboxypeptidase-like regulatory domain-containing protein, which yields MKTKYTIGLFFLLLATVLQAQNKTYPVSGTIISSYYCLGAVVGIADVTVTITGNSKVYQTKTDSNGNFLLPAIENGSYNLIAKYENKSIDLHFIVFNQFIAKNFLIDLKSDIRAFCISYSLEQNLLKNFYPIATSTLSVNIKTSECPSIKKLTQEKTVNYFDGVRLAGINEERIIGKQQLY from the coding sequence ATGAAAACTAAATATACAATCGGATTATTTTTTTTACTATTAGCGACCGTATTACAAGCGCAAAATAAAACCTATCCGGTTTCGGGGACAATAATTAGTAGTTATTATTGTTTGGGGGCTGTTGTTGGTATTGCAGATGTTACAGTTACTATAACAGGCAACTCAAAAGTTTATCAAACAAAAACAGATTCAAATGGCAATTTTCTCCTTCCCGCAATTGAAAACGGTTCATATAATTTAATTGCTAAATATGAAAACAAAAGTATTGACCTCCACTTTATTGTATTTAATCAATTTATTGCAAAGAACTTTTTAATCGATTTAAAATCAGACATTAGAGCATTTTGCATCTCCTATTCTTTAGAACAAAATTTGTTAAAAAACTTTTATCCAATTGCAACAAGTACTTTAAGCGTAAATATTAAAACCAGTGAATGTCCAAGTATCAAAAAGCTTACACAGGAAAAAACTGTAAACTATTTTGATGGAGTTAGACTTGCCGGTATAAATGAAGAGAGAATAATTGGTAAACAGCAACTATATTAA
- a CDS encoding DoxX family protein — MKKDKIIYWATTIFIFLFEGVMPALTSQTELAKQGISHLGYPEYFGNTLVVFKVIGTLLLIIPQVPRKLKELAYAGFAFSFTFAFISHCAVDGFSGMALFPLAILGILIVSYIYYNKLNKATV; from the coding sequence ATGAAAAAAGATAAAATTATTTACTGGGCAACTACCATTTTCATCTTCTTATTTGAGGGTGTAATGCCTGCGCTTACCTCGCAAACTGAATTAGCCAAACAAGGCATCAGCCATTTGGGTTATCCTGAATATTTTGGAAACACGTTGGTTGTTTTTAAAGTAATAGGTACGCTATTATTAATTATTCCTCAAGTTCCCCGCAAATTAAAAGAGTTGGCCTATGCAGGATTTGCATTCAGCTTTACTTTTGCTTTTATAAGCCATTGTGCGGTTGATGGATTTAGCGGTATGGCACTGTTTCCATTGGCAATATTAGGTATTTTAATTGTTTCGTATATTTATTACAACAAGCTAAACAAAGCCACAGTATAA